The genomic region TAATCTATAACCTTGCAAAGCAAGGCGCCACATTGAATATCCACACGAAATTGTAACATGGACCGCGAGAGAAACAAGTACAATGtgtctgtgaaaaaaaaatgcactaatttatttttgttaccTCGAATTGGTGGACTCAGAGGGTGAATATCATGGGGACTAGAGGGTAGAGAGGAGCTTTAAGTATTGACACAGCCTGTTTTGTGTAGAGTCACATAAATATGCCAGGCATTGATAAAACTTTTTTCTGAACGCGGATGTGTGCGTGGACATATATGTTGGGGGTACGTGTGGCGGGTGTCATAGCCGCCGATGGTAAAGTAGAATAAAGTACTTATGAAGTTTCTTTTAATCAAGTTTTCATCGAGAGAAATAATCAAAATCCAAATTTGATAtgaagaaaataacaaaataagtcaattcccaaaaaaaaaaaaataattgacgagcTTACCGAAGTTTCGCCGCAGGTCATCTTTATCGACTCGTTCTCTGATCGGGGGGACACTTCAGCGACTCAACCTTTGCTTTAGTCTATGCTTTTGGTGGCGGCTGGATCATTTGAGTCATTTGTGTCCAATTGTTTGGAGATATTAAAAAAGGTGAAAGATGAATATCGTTCAGAATTTACAGCCCCAAAATCCAAACGCTTCGTATCACTCGGCAGGATGTGACTGGATCCAGTCAGAAGCCAGTACTGgggtaattattttatttttctcctctctGAATGAATTTCTACCGAGAGTTGCACTGATGAGAGGTTAGAATGACAGTGCAATCTTTCAATTTCGACCTTATCCATAATTTAACGTTTTCACGAATAAACTGCAAGCACACAtggatttaaaattattttcattatgttTTACTCCATAGACATCGATTATGGCAGTGGAATTTGATGGAGGAGTAGTTATTGGAGCAGATTCAAGGGCTACAACAGGGTAAATACATTTAACTGGCAAAaagaaatatcaaaattataaatatcttTTCTACGACTTCTTGTTCCCATTTCAGTGCTTATATTAGCAACAGAACTGCCGACAAGTTGACCAAAATCACAGATAATATCTACTGCTGTCGTTCTGGATCTGCAGCGGATACACAGGCTATTGCTGACATCGTCTCCTATCATTTAGGATTTCGTCAGTAAGTACAACATATTTACCGTGCTGTGCCTGTCAAATAGTCAGACTCTTTGTCGAACCACTCAAATGTTGATTGTTACCCTCGAGAAAGCGAATGCGACTCTTTTTACGGAATCAAGACGCATAAACAGTCATCTTTTTTCCAACACTTCTCTCCGTTGTATATGAATGATATGATTTTTCTCAGTATCGTGATTTATTACCCTTAACGTCATAAATTACTGAACATTACTGAACAATTATTTCCAACAGGATGGAGCTTGGAACTCAGCCATTAGTTGAAACAGCAGGAAAAGTTTTTCGGGAGATGTGTTACAACTATCGGGACTCTCTCGTTGCCGGAGTATTAGTTGCTGGCTGGGATTCACAGAAGGGTGGCCAAGTTTACAGTATTCCCATCGGTGGCATGTGTGTTCGTCAACCAATTTCCATCGGAGGATCTGGTTCCAGCTATATCTACGGATACGTCGACGCAAACTACAAGCCCAACATGTCCAAGGATGAGTGCATTACACTCGTCATCAATAGTGAGTCTTTTTAAGTTAATAATTATCAGTGCCATTGAAAATGATTCTTAAACATATCTAAATTGACGCTCCCTAATTTTTCTTAATATCGATCCTGTAATCAATGGAATGATAAATATGATAGTTAATCCCCCGTGTAATTTGAGCCAAATTCTCTTTCAGGTTTGGCATTGGCTATGAGCCGTGATGGAAGCAGTGGAGGCGTGATCCGCATTGGAGTTATTACAGAGCAAGGCGTCGAACGTCGACTAATTATTGGGGATGATATTCCCAAGTTTTACGAAGGATAATTACATTGAAACTGCAGAAGCACCTGCCGGTTTTCCTTTATTCTTTCACAATAATTGATGGTTCTTTCAACTCATTTATTAATCCtggatttaataaaaatatttgataatctATTTTTTATGTTGTTATTCGTAGCCGTATTTGTGACTGGGGAAGTGTCCATCAGGAGATATTGccagaaaatttataataaataagcCATTAAGATTTTACTCCATATCATCTATCACTATACGAGATGGAGACGGCCAAATTGCTCTGTAATAGAGGTTTATAAATGCGGATCGTGATTTATGCAGTATCATCGTCACCAGGAAATAATGATCTTGAATTTGAAGGATATGAATGATGGGAGAAAATTCAGATGCCTATAGAATTCCAATTCTGAAGGTTTAAGAATAATATAGCTCTCCAACGTGAGATGTCGCCCAGGTTACCTTAAATGTTTGGTCGATTATGTCCATAGCAGTCGCAGGTCACACACCTACCGAACCGGTCAAAGTAGAGAGGATATGTTGTCTCTTTTTCTCAATgtcattttttcttaataaaaaattttttttcactttaaatTTTGAAACCTAAACAAATGTTAATTCATTCCAAATTTAGGAAAAGCATTATCAGGGGTGAATCTGCTAATTACATTTTCTTTTATGGAAATCGCGGTGAAATACTCATCACCTCGTAACTCACAACTGTCACGTACAACTAACATCGTATACCTCAACGCTCTATTCAGAACTCGACAGGGCTTAAAGGATGGAACATAAATTATCATACTCACACCCATAATAATAGTCCTCGAATAATTGGTGGTACAATTATACCAGCCTTGTCATTCGACGTAATGTACGCCGGCACATTTCCACCGGAATGCGCGGAGAATTGCGCATCTCACATGAATTAACTGATTCTACACTTCGGACCATAAACGTATATCCCATGTCGGGTATTGCCAAATATTGAAATCAAACGAAATTCACAGTGGGACGGTAGTCCACAATCAGAGCGATTATTGGACACCGGGGGTTTGAGGATGATAGTTCGCGGTTGGTGTTCATGCTGGttataatcgaattttatatttgaaaAGCGCTGGTGGATTAAGGAATAGTGATGACCCCAATCCATCACGAAATCTGTCAAAATTCTTGCAAGAAGATAGTCTAATAAtactattaaaaatttcagattATTTGGCGAATAATGAGCAATAATAAGCCCTCAGTAATTTACCTTTGCTCTCACGGGAATGACGGAATTtatcggtaatttttattcgcctttttctctccgtgaggAGAACATTGATCGGTAAAAAATAACGAACTCATGTTGCTCTTCAATTATAGAAAGAATACgcaatttccattgaatatttctcttcgtgtgtttatccatgaaatttccatgGGTACCAGACTGCTTTTCGCTTcatttctgaatatttttatctacTGAAACCACTTATAGCAATTCCGTGCTTATAGTCGTAATATGAAATTGCGAATATGGTTAGACAGGTTCCCATTATTTGATAATAACCCCTCACTCATCTTGGATTTTGTTGTCTCGTATATTGCTAACGAGTTTTTCGACTATTGTCTTTGAAATCATGTATTTCATGCAGaaactaaaatatttttgcaacGTAAAAACATCATATCTAGCATGGTTGCGATCATTCGTGCATATAGTCATACTCATACTTTCTCTGGTTTTTGTTTCTGCGGATTTTCCTTCAGCCACTAGAGAGAAACGTGATTCCATATGTTTCGCCGGCAGAAAGAGATCGCTTTTCGACAAACAAACAAACAAACAATCACAGCGACAAAAATTGACTCTGTACTTTACATGTGAGTCATAGATGCATGCCACGCACATACGAACGACTGTAATTGACTTGTCCAAGGATGCAGAATAAAACTGAAAAACTATTAATCCGGTGGATGGTAAAACATTTGTTGCAAGGCTAAAATAAACACATAGGTGAACCGTACatttgataatgaaatattgaatatttttcattggaaaaccTGAGAGTACACTTGTTCCGCATCGATAACTATAACTGAATTTGattactgattttttaattatttatattagccTATGATGTCAGCATTCATTGTTAAGTAATATTCAACAGTGCGAAGAATAAGATATAAATATAGATAAAATAAGAAAACAAGAAAATACATAACATCTTCACTTGGATTAATTGTTTAATGGAATTCCGATTTCCCCTGATCTGTCAAATTATTATGGATGGGAGGGTGTGCTGGGGATCGTAGGTAGGGATGAAGCCGAGGTTAAGCAGTGGCTATCCAACAAAAGCTCAGGGAGATCTGCTGAGCTGAAAGATTCATACTGTTTTGGTAAAGGAAGAGGGCTCTTCTCGGGAAAGTATATTTTGGAACCGTTACGGAATCCAATATCATTGTTTTAAGTGCCATCGGATAGCTTGAAGATCCGCTCGTTAAATTTGTGTCCTCACCCCCAACGCGCCACGATCATACGGGAAGTTACAAAAGTGGTCGTTTCGTACAGACCAGTATCTGGAAATCCTAGTGAAAAGGATATAGTGAGCGAAGAGTAGTGGAGAGCGAGTAGAGACTGTAAAGCGATTCACTTGCCTGCACCGGAAAGTGAACTGTTTCCGTTAAATGTTGTAAATTTTGCCATAAAAACATACGAAACGATTTTACAGGGCCTCGCGTCCCACTACTTTGGGACGATCGTAAAACTTTAGAGGAGGAGCATCGTCGTTATCCCCccatggaaaattcatttcctaATCCCCGAATAGACCTCATATAATTCTTAGCTTTACTAACGATAAAAAGACACTTGTTTTTTATCCACTCGATGAATAATTATATCATTTTAAAACTAATGAGTCTCGATCGTTACctttttcaatgaaacttTACTGACTCTTATTTTTGAGTTTTGCTTTTTTGTCGTTAAATTATGAATGGTAAGAGGTTACTTTAAAACTATAGCGAAACTAAACATTGCAGTCAAAATTACTCCTGTTAGGAAACTGAGCCATGTGACTGATGAACGTTAGGGAACGAGAAAAGACCACAGGATCTGATAGAGAGAACTCGGGTGGCAGTAGTGGACCATCGTGGAAATTGAGTTTCTCTTCGACTACAAATTAGTAGATCTAACGTGGTCAAGAGTTTGCACAGGAGGAAGTTTCTATATTCTATAATGAAAGGTTCTAGTCAGTGCTAGCCTGAATAATAAGCTCTTATTTGAGCTTGAATTTCCATACTTCGGAAGGTCCAACTTTAAATCGTGAATTTCAATCTCTGAGAGCCCAAACGGCTATAGCCTCGCAATTTTACCTAACGCGTTTTATTCATCAGCTCAGAGATTGATACTAAATAAATGACCACAGCCGCCATTAGCTCAATCCTATATTTTTTCGCAGTGACTCATTCTTGTCGAGGGTCACCCCTTAGGGTCAATTTTATTCACCAAATCTGAGCTGCGAATCACTTGAGGTAGAACCATCAGTATCTGGATTGACATTCTTTTGAATATGAACTCTTTCATGGGTTATTCATTTGTATCTTAAAAAGTTACGAGATAAGAAAGAGCCTCCAGACACCGAAGGTCAATTTTCTCA from Diachasmimorpha longicaudata isolate KC_UGA_2023 chromosome 1, iyDiaLong2, whole genome shotgun sequence harbors:
- the LOC135173076 gene encoding proteasome subunit beta type-6, with the protein product MNIVQNLQPQNPNASYHSAGCDWIQSEASTGTSIMAVEFDGGVVIGADSRATTGAYISNRTADKLTKITDNIYCCRSGSAADTQAIADIVSYHLGFRQMELGTQPLVETAGKVFREMCYNYRDSLVAGVLVAGWDSQKGGQVYSIPIGGMCVRQPISIGGSGSSYIYGYVDANYKPNMSKDECITLVINSLALAMSRDGSSGGVIRIGVITEQGVERRLIIGDDIPKFYEG